One window from the genome of Alnus glutinosa chromosome 13, dhAlnGlut1.1, whole genome shotgun sequence encodes:
- the LOC133854259 gene encoding probable polyamine transporter At1g31830 isoform X1: MHAAVGAPDGRGVAADQEAGDSILVADPQTPSQSSNTKPAAHTCEDDEKLRNTANRQASIAMGEYDGDGYVSVGEVPLPRADNLKRVSVLPLVFLIFYEVSGGPFGVEDAVGAAGPLLALVGFLVFPFIWSVPEALITAEMGTMFPENGGYVVWVSAALGPYWGFQQGWMKWLSGVIDNALYPVLFLDYLKSAIPALGGGLPRVLAVLALTVVLTYMNYRGLAIVGWLAVILGVFSILPFVVMGLVGIPKLKPSRWLEVNLHDVDWNLYLNTLFWNLNYWDSISTLAGEVDNPKRTLPKALLYALILVVLGYFFPLLIGTGAIPVNRELWTDGYFSDIAKILGGVWLRWWIQGAAAMSNMGMFVAEMSSDSFQLLGMAERGMLPEFFGKRSRYGTPLIGILFSASGVLLLSWMSFQEIVAAENFLYCFGMILEFMAFVWLRIKHPAASRPYRIPVGTVGAILMCIPPTILIGAVLALSTLKVFIVSMAAVVIGLVMQPCLKHVEKKRWIKFSISSDLPDLHGNIRNSNDPLIN, from the exons ATGCACGCAGCCGTGGGAGCTCCGGATGGCCGAGGAGTAGCAGCGGATCAGGAAGCCGGCGACAGCATACTTGTAGCAGATCCACAGACTCCCTCGCAGAGCAGCAACACTAAGCCAGCAGCGCATACTTGTGAGGATGACGAG AAATTGAGGAACACAGCAAATAGGCAAGCTTCTATTGCAATGGGAGAGTATGATGGTGATGGATATGTGTCAGTTGGTGAAGTGCCTCTTCCTAGGGCAGATAACTTGAAGAGAGTTTCGGTTCTGCCCCTTGTCTTCCTAATCTTCTATGAGGTTTCTGGGGGGCCATTTGGAGTCGAGGACGCTGTTGGTGCTGCTGGTCCTCTTTTAGCCCTTGTCGGGTTCTTGGTCTTTCCGTTCATATGGAGTGTTCCTGAGGCATTAATAACTGCCGAGATGGGTACCATGTTCCCTGAGAATGGTGGTTATGTGGTTTGGGTTTCGGCTGCTTTGGGTCCTTATTGGGGGTTTCAGCAAGGTTGGATGAAATGGCTTAGTGGGGTTATTGATAATGCTCTCTATCCGGTTCTGTTTCTTGACTATTTGAAGTCTGCAATCCCGGCTTTAGGTGGTGGTTTACCGAGAGTCCTAGCGGTGTTAGCTTTGACTGTTGTCCTCACTTACATGAACTATAGGGGTTTAGCCATTGTGGGATGGCTAGCTGTTATTTTAGGGGTATTCTCGATTCTTCCTTTTGTGGTTATGGGACTTGTGGGAATTCCAAAATTGAAGCCTTCCCGATGGTTAGAGGTAAACCTACATGATGTGGACTGGAATTTGTATTTGAACACTTTGTTTTGGAATCTAAATTATTGGGACTCAATCAGCACACTTGCGGGCGAGGTGGACAACCCGAAGAGAACTCTTCCAAAGGCTCTGCTTTATGCTTTGATATTGGTAGTGCTTGGTTATTTCTTCCCTCTTTTAATTGGTACCGGGGCTATTCCAGTCAACCGTGAGTTGTGGACTGATGGGTATTTCTCGGATATTGCCAAAATTCTCGGGGGAGTTTGGTTGAGATGGTGGATCCAAGGAGCTGCAGCAATGTCGAATATGGGGATGTTTGTAGCTGAGATGAGCAGTGACTCTTTCCAACTTCTGGGGATGGCAGAACGAGGGATGCTGCCTGAATTCTTTGGCAAGAGGTCTCGATATGGAACTCCTCTGATAGGGATTTTATTCTCAGCTTCTGGTGTCCTCTTGCTATCTTGGATGAGCTTCCAAGAGATCGTAGCTGCAGAGAATTTCTTGTACTGTTTCGGAATGATTTTGGAGTTCATGGCTTTTGTATGGTTACGGATAAAACACCCCGCTGCATCTCGGCCGTACAGGATACCTGTGGGTACAGTTGGAGCCATTCTTATGTGTATTCCTCCAACCATATTGATTGGTGCTGTATTGGCTCTTTCTACACTCAAAGTATTTATTGTAAGTATGGCTGCAGTGGTGATTGGCCTTGTGATGCAGCCATGCCTCAAGCACGTGGAGAAAAAGAGATGGATCAAGTTTTCCATTAGTTCTGACCTCCCAGATCTTCATGGTAATATTCGGAACAGTAATGATCCCTTGATAAACTAA
- the LOC133854259 gene encoding probable polyamine transporter At1g31830 isoform X3 — protein sequence MKLRNTANRQASIAMGEYDGDGYVSVGEVPLPRADNLKRVSVLPLVFLIFYEVSGGPFGVEDAVGAAGPLLALVGFLVFPFIWSVPEALITAEMGTMFPENGGYVVWVSAALGPYWGFQQGWMKWLSGVIDNALYPVLFLDYLKSAIPALGGGLPRVLAVLALTVVLTYMNYRGLAIVGWLAVILGVFSILPFVVMGLVGIPKLKPSRWLEVNLHDVDWNLYLNTLFWNLNYWDSISTLAGEVDNPKRTLPKALLYALILVVLGYFFPLLIGTGAIPVNRELWTDGYFSDIAKILGGVWLRWWIQGAAAMSNMGMFVAEMSSDSFQLLGMAERGMLPEFFGKRSRYGTPLIGILFSASGVLLLSWMSFQEIVAAENFLYCFGMILEFMAFVWLRIKHPAASRPYRIPVGTVGAILMCIPPTILIGAVLALSTLKVFIVSMAAVVIGLVMQPCLKHVEKKRWIKFSISSDLPDLHGNIRNSNDPLIN from the exons ATG AAATTGAGGAACACAGCAAATAGGCAAGCTTCTATTGCAATGGGAGAGTATGATGGTGATGGATATGTGTCAGTTGGTGAAGTGCCTCTTCCTAGGGCAGATAACTTGAAGAGAGTTTCGGTTCTGCCCCTTGTCTTCCTAATCTTCTATGAGGTTTCTGGGGGGCCATTTGGAGTCGAGGACGCTGTTGGTGCTGCTGGTCCTCTTTTAGCCCTTGTCGGGTTCTTGGTCTTTCCGTTCATATGGAGTGTTCCTGAGGCATTAATAACTGCCGAGATGGGTACCATGTTCCCTGAGAATGGTGGTTATGTGGTTTGGGTTTCGGCTGCTTTGGGTCCTTATTGGGGGTTTCAGCAAGGTTGGATGAAATGGCTTAGTGGGGTTATTGATAATGCTCTCTATCCGGTTCTGTTTCTTGACTATTTGAAGTCTGCAATCCCGGCTTTAGGTGGTGGTTTACCGAGAGTCCTAGCGGTGTTAGCTTTGACTGTTGTCCTCACTTACATGAACTATAGGGGTTTAGCCATTGTGGGATGGCTAGCTGTTATTTTAGGGGTATTCTCGATTCTTCCTTTTGTGGTTATGGGACTTGTGGGAATTCCAAAATTGAAGCCTTCCCGATGGTTAGAGGTAAACCTACATGATGTGGACTGGAATTTGTATTTGAACACTTTGTTTTGGAATCTAAATTATTGGGACTCAATCAGCACACTTGCGGGCGAGGTGGACAACCCGAAGAGAACTCTTCCAAAGGCTCTGCTTTATGCTTTGATATTGGTAGTGCTTGGTTATTTCTTCCCTCTTTTAATTGGTACCGGGGCTATTCCAGTCAACCGTGAGTTGTGGACTGATGGGTATTTCTCGGATATTGCCAAAATTCTCGGGGGAGTTTGGTTGAGATGGTGGATCCAAGGAGCTGCAGCAATGTCGAATATGGGGATGTTTGTAGCTGAGATGAGCAGTGACTCTTTCCAACTTCTGGGGATGGCAGAACGAGGGATGCTGCCTGAATTCTTTGGCAAGAGGTCTCGATATGGAACTCCTCTGATAGGGATTTTATTCTCAGCTTCTGGTGTCCTCTTGCTATCTTGGATGAGCTTCCAAGAGATCGTAGCTGCAGAGAATTTCTTGTACTGTTTCGGAATGATTTTGGAGTTCATGGCTTTTGTATGGTTACGGATAAAACACCCCGCTGCATCTCGGCCGTACAGGATACCTGTGGGTACAGTTGGAGCCATTCTTATGTGTATTCCTCCAACCATATTGATTGGTGCTGTATTGGCTCTTTCTACACTCAAAGTATTTATTGTAAGTATGGCTGCAGTGGTGATTGGCCTTGTGATGCAGCCATGCCTCAAGCACGTGGAGAAAAAGAGATGGATCAAGTTTTCCATTAGTTCTGACCTCCCAGATCTTCATGGTAATATTCGGAACAGTAATGATCCCTTGATAAACTAA
- the LOC133854259 gene encoding probable polyamine transporter At1g31830 isoform X2: MQKLRNTANRQASIAMGEYDGDGYVSVGEVPLPRADNLKRVSVLPLVFLIFYEVSGGPFGVEDAVGAAGPLLALVGFLVFPFIWSVPEALITAEMGTMFPENGGYVVWVSAALGPYWGFQQGWMKWLSGVIDNALYPVLFLDYLKSAIPALGGGLPRVLAVLALTVVLTYMNYRGLAIVGWLAVILGVFSILPFVVMGLVGIPKLKPSRWLEVNLHDVDWNLYLNTLFWNLNYWDSISTLAGEVDNPKRTLPKALLYALILVVLGYFFPLLIGTGAIPVNRELWTDGYFSDIAKILGGVWLRWWIQGAAAMSNMGMFVAEMSSDSFQLLGMAERGMLPEFFGKRSRYGTPLIGILFSASGVLLLSWMSFQEIVAAENFLYCFGMILEFMAFVWLRIKHPAASRPYRIPVGTVGAILMCIPPTILIGAVLALSTLKVFIVSMAAVVIGLVMQPCLKHVEKKRWIKFSISSDLPDLHGNIRNSNDPLIN; encoded by the coding sequence ATGCAGAAATTGAGGAACACAGCAAATAGGCAAGCTTCTATTGCAATGGGAGAGTATGATGGTGATGGATATGTGTCAGTTGGTGAAGTGCCTCTTCCTAGGGCAGATAACTTGAAGAGAGTTTCGGTTCTGCCCCTTGTCTTCCTAATCTTCTATGAGGTTTCTGGGGGGCCATTTGGAGTCGAGGACGCTGTTGGTGCTGCTGGTCCTCTTTTAGCCCTTGTCGGGTTCTTGGTCTTTCCGTTCATATGGAGTGTTCCTGAGGCATTAATAACTGCCGAGATGGGTACCATGTTCCCTGAGAATGGTGGTTATGTGGTTTGGGTTTCGGCTGCTTTGGGTCCTTATTGGGGGTTTCAGCAAGGTTGGATGAAATGGCTTAGTGGGGTTATTGATAATGCTCTCTATCCGGTTCTGTTTCTTGACTATTTGAAGTCTGCAATCCCGGCTTTAGGTGGTGGTTTACCGAGAGTCCTAGCGGTGTTAGCTTTGACTGTTGTCCTCACTTACATGAACTATAGGGGTTTAGCCATTGTGGGATGGCTAGCTGTTATTTTAGGGGTATTCTCGATTCTTCCTTTTGTGGTTATGGGACTTGTGGGAATTCCAAAATTGAAGCCTTCCCGATGGTTAGAGGTAAACCTACATGATGTGGACTGGAATTTGTATTTGAACACTTTGTTTTGGAATCTAAATTATTGGGACTCAATCAGCACACTTGCGGGCGAGGTGGACAACCCGAAGAGAACTCTTCCAAAGGCTCTGCTTTATGCTTTGATATTGGTAGTGCTTGGTTATTTCTTCCCTCTTTTAATTGGTACCGGGGCTATTCCAGTCAACCGTGAGTTGTGGACTGATGGGTATTTCTCGGATATTGCCAAAATTCTCGGGGGAGTTTGGTTGAGATGGTGGATCCAAGGAGCTGCAGCAATGTCGAATATGGGGATGTTTGTAGCTGAGATGAGCAGTGACTCTTTCCAACTTCTGGGGATGGCAGAACGAGGGATGCTGCCTGAATTCTTTGGCAAGAGGTCTCGATATGGAACTCCTCTGATAGGGATTTTATTCTCAGCTTCTGGTGTCCTCTTGCTATCTTGGATGAGCTTCCAAGAGATCGTAGCTGCAGAGAATTTCTTGTACTGTTTCGGAATGATTTTGGAGTTCATGGCTTTTGTATGGTTACGGATAAAACACCCCGCTGCATCTCGGCCGTACAGGATACCTGTGGGTACAGTTGGAGCCATTCTTATGTGTATTCCTCCAACCATATTGATTGGTGCTGTATTGGCTCTTTCTACACTCAAAGTATTTATTGTAAGTATGGCTGCAGTGGTGATTGGCCTTGTGATGCAGCCATGCCTCAAGCACGTGGAGAAAAAGAGATGGATCAAGTTTTCCATTAGTTCTGACCTCCCAGATCTTCATGGTAATATTCGGAACAGTAATGATCCCTTGATAAACTAA